The following proteins are co-located in the Nocardia bhagyanarayanae genome:
- the alaS gene encoding alanine--tRNA ligase, with the protein MQTHEIRRRFLDHFVRAGHTEVPSASLILADPNLLFVNAGMVQFKPYFLGQEAPPYSRATSVQKCVRTGDIEEVGVTTRHNTFFQMAGNFSFGDYFKEGAITLAWELISKSQEEGGFGFDTDRIWVTAYEDDPEAAEIWHRVAGIPKERIQFRDGKDNYWDMGVPGPGGPCSEIYYDRGPAYGKEGGPVADEDRYLEIWNLVFMQDVRGELSPKLGHPPVGSLPKKNIDTGMGVERVAMLLQGVENVYETDLLRPIIDKAEELTGRSYGVEHADDVRFRVIADHARSAAMLISDGVNPGNDGRGYVLRRLLRRIVRSARLLGAEKPVMAEFMKVVSDLMAPSYPELATDFGRIETVAVGEETAFLKTLNTGSTLFDNTAAAVKAKGGTKIAGSDAFTLHDTYGFPIDLTLEMAAEAGLSVDEEGFRTLMAEQRQRAKEDAAARKHAHADLSIYKELVDRGATEFTGFDELTSEAHVLALIADGVRVPAASAGQDVEVILDRSPLYAESGGQIADRGSITAAGLKLRVNDVQKIAKKLWVHKTTVEQGQITEGDVVLAQADPAWRSGATQGHSGTHMVHAALRQVLGPNAVQAGSLNKPGYLRFDFNWQGQLTEQQKADIEAVSNDAVGADFPVNTFVTDLPKAKQMGALALFGENYGDEVRVVEIGGPFSMELCGGTHVQHSSQIGPITLLGESSVGSGVRRVEAFVGLDSYKYLAKERALLAGVAASLKVPSDEVPARVEQLVERLKVAEKELERTKIAAVLSSAGKFVDEAERLGGLLLVAAAAPEGVAAGDLRTLATDIRGRFGSEPAVVVLLGNADGKVPFVVAVNKAAQELGVKAGDLVGSFGPSIAGRGGGKPEMAQGAGSDPSGIAAGLTAVRARVAEIAG; encoded by the coding sequence TTCGTCCGTGCCGGACACACCGAGGTGCCGAGTGCCTCGCTGATCCTGGCCGACCCCAACCTGCTGTTCGTCAACGCAGGCATGGTCCAGTTCAAGCCGTACTTCCTGGGCCAGGAGGCGCCGCCCTACTCGCGGGCGACCAGCGTCCAGAAGTGCGTGCGCACCGGCGACATCGAAGAGGTCGGCGTCACCACCCGGCACAACACCTTCTTCCAGATGGCGGGCAACTTCTCCTTCGGCGACTACTTCAAGGAGGGTGCCATCACCCTCGCCTGGGAGCTGATCAGCAAGTCCCAGGAGGAGGGCGGCTTCGGTTTCGACACCGACCGCATCTGGGTCACCGCCTACGAGGACGATCCGGAGGCCGCCGAGATCTGGCACCGGGTCGCCGGCATCCCGAAGGAGCGGATCCAGTTCCGCGACGGCAAGGACAACTACTGGGACATGGGCGTGCCCGGCCCGGGCGGTCCCTGCTCGGAGATCTACTACGACCGCGGCCCGGCCTACGGCAAGGAGGGCGGCCCGGTCGCGGACGAGGACCGCTACCTCGAGATCTGGAACCTCGTCTTCATGCAGGACGTGCGCGGTGAGCTGAGCCCGAAGCTCGGCCACCCGCCGGTCGGTTCGCTGCCGAAGAAGAACATCGACACCGGCATGGGCGTCGAGCGTGTCGCCATGCTGTTGCAGGGCGTGGAGAACGTCTACGAGACCGACCTGCTGCGCCCGATCATCGACAAGGCCGAGGAGCTGACCGGCCGGTCCTACGGCGTCGAGCACGCCGACGACGTGCGCTTCCGTGTGATCGCCGATCACGCCCGCTCCGCCGCCATGCTGATCTCCGACGGCGTCAACCCGGGCAACGACGGCCGCGGCTACGTGCTGCGCCGCCTGCTGCGCCGCATCGTGCGCTCGGCCCGCCTGCTGGGCGCCGAGAAGCCGGTGATGGCCGAGTTCATGAAGGTGGTCAGCGACCTGATGGCGCCGTCCTACCCCGAACTCGCCACCGACTTCGGCCGCATCGAGACCGTCGCGGTCGGCGAGGAGACGGCGTTCCTCAAGACGCTCAACACCGGCTCGACGCTGTTCGACAACACCGCGGCCGCGGTGAAGGCCAAGGGCGGCACCAAGATCGCCGGATCGGACGCCTTCACCCTGCACGACACCTACGGCTTCCCGATCGACCTCACCCTGGAGATGGCCGCCGAGGCCGGGCTCTCCGTGGACGAGGAGGGCTTCCGCACGCTCATGGCCGAGCAGCGGCAGCGCGCCAAGGAGGACGCCGCCGCCCGCAAGCACGCGCACGCCGACCTGAGCATCTACAAGGAGCTGGTCGACCGCGGCGCCACCGAGTTCACCGGCTTCGACGAACTCACCTCCGAGGCGCACGTGCTCGCCCTGATCGCCGACGGCGTCCGGGTGCCCGCCGCGAGCGCGGGCCAGGATGTCGAGGTCATCCTGGATCGCAGCCCGCTGTACGCCGAGTCCGGCGGCCAGATCGCCGACCGCGGCAGCATCACGGCCGCGGGTCTCAAGCTGCGCGTCAACGACGTGCAGAAGATCGCCAAGAAGCTGTGGGTGCACAAGACCACCGTCGAGCAGGGACAGATCACCGAGGGCGACGTGGTGCTCGCCCAGGCCGATCCGGCCTGGCGCAGCGGCGCGACCCAGGGCCACTCCGGCACGCACATGGTGCATGCCGCGCTGCGGCAGGTGCTCGGCCCGAACGCGGTGCAGGCCGGCTCCCTGAACAAGCCCGGCTACCTGCGCTTCGACTTCAACTGGCAGGGCCAGCTGACCGAGCAGCAGAAGGCCGACATCGAGGCGGTCTCCAACGACGCCGTCGGCGCCGACTTCCCGGTCAACACCTTCGTCACCGACCTGCCCAAGGCCAAGCAGATGGGCGCGCTCGCGCTGTTCGGCGAGAACTACGGCGACGAGGTCCGCGTCGTCGAGATCGGCGGCCCGTTCTCGATGGAGCTGTGCGGCGGCACGCACGTGCAGCACTCCTCGCAAATCGGCCCGATCACGCTGCTCGGCGAGTCGTCGGTCGGTTCGGGCGTGCGGCGCGTCGAGGCGTTCGTCGGCCTGGACTCCTACAAGTACCTGGCCAAGGAGCGCGCGCTGCTCGCCGGTGTCGCCGCCTCGCTGAAGGTGCCCTCGGACGAGGTGCCCGCGCGCGTCGAGCAGCTGGTGGAACGACTCAAGGTCGCCGAGAAGGAGCTCGAGCGCACCAAGATCGCCGCGGTGCTCTCCTCGGCGGGCAAGTTCGTGGACGAGGCCGAGCGCCTCGGCGGTCTGCTGCTGGTCGCCGCGGCCGCGCCGGAGGGCGTCGCCGCCGGCGACCTGCGCACCCTTGCCACCGACATTCGCGGCCGCTTCGGCAGCGAACCCGCGGTGGTGGTGCTGCTCGGCAACGCCGACGGCAAGGTGCCGTTCGTCGTCGCCGTGAACAAGGCCGCGCAGGAACTCGGCGTGAAGGCGGGCGATCTCGTCGGCAGCTTCGGGCCGAGCATCGCCGGCCGCGGCGGCGGCAAGCCCGAGATGGCGCAGGGCGCCGGTTCCGACCCCTCCGGGATCGCGGCGGGTCTGACCGCGGTCCGTGCCCGGGTGGCCGAAATCGCCGGGTGA
- the ruvX gene encoding Holliday junction resolvase RuvX has protein sequence MPHAADRPDPAADPGRGRRLGIDVGSVRIGVASSDPDGILATPVETVPRAKKNARGTGTATDIARIAEIVREYEAVEVIVGLPRTLRGEKGTAAGLAIAFAERLRSEIAPVPIRLSDERLTTVSAARALRDSGVRARGQRQVIDQAAAVSILQGWLDERSAVLRSVEEATRDVSSGDDA, from the coding sequence CTGCCGCACGCGGCGGACCGGCCCGACCCGGCGGCCGATCCCGGCCGTGGCAGACGCCTCGGCATCGACGTCGGCAGTGTCCGCATCGGCGTCGCCTCGAGCGACCCGGACGGCATTCTCGCGACCCCCGTGGAGACCGTGCCGCGCGCGAAGAAGAACGCGCGCGGCACGGGTACGGCAACCGATATAGCCAGAATTGCCGAAATTGTGCGGGAATACGAGGCCGTTGAGGTTATTGTCGGTCTGCCGCGCACGTTGCGCGGGGAAAAGGGAACCGCGGCGGGGCTGGCGATCGCGTTCGCCGAACGTTTGCGATCAGAGATCGCTCCCGTGCCGATCAGGCTTTCCGACGAACGTTTGACTACGGTGTCAGCTGCACGTGCATTGCGGGACAGTGGAGTTCGCGCGCGTGGCCAGCGGCAGGTGATCGATCAGGCGGCGGCCGTGTCGATCCTGCAAGGATGGTTGGACGAACGGAGTGCGGTGTTGAGGTCGGTCGAGGAAGCGACGCGGGACGTGTCGTCCGGAGACGATGCATGA
- the mltG gene encoding endolytic transglycosylase MltG: MTDRWARAEERYRQREADRRYRRDDRAWDRDARDTGGRSDGPHDGWDDYEDDTTVIPRYTDDDEPLYDDEPLYEDGGYDDELDYDEPEPPEPLERAARSSARKPAAKGKESRLARGSRGKRSRVASRKAAERKRKRRNMWLIGGVLAVLLVGAGGFAVKKLVGEFGPPEDFAGPAGPLVVVQVHPGDTSSQIAQTMVEKGVVASTGAFFEAAVRNSNMSSVQPGYYQIPSRSPAAEAVAALLGKNSRVGNLVISEGRQLHDQHDVNTGARKEGIYTKIAAASCVGTGAQQKCVTYEQLDAAGSSGDLAGLGVPSWAEQSVREAPDRKRQIEGLIAAGTWDFDPSGTPQQILRQLITSSAASYESTGLLTSSGKNKLSPYETLIAASLVEREALPQDMPKVARVIVNRLEVEQPLQFDSTVNYSLDRTEVATTDDDRATVTPWNTYAMSGLPANPISAPSLNALRAMENPEPGDWLYFVTIDKKGTTLFTESYSEHLRNIEKAQQSGILDSGR; the protein is encoded by the coding sequence ATGACTGATCGATGGGCGCGGGCCGAGGAACGGTACCGACAGCGGGAGGCTGATCGGCGCTACCGACGGGACGACCGAGCCTGGGACAGAGACGCGCGAGATACGGGCGGCCGGTCGGACGGGCCGCACGACGGCTGGGACGACTACGAGGACGACACCACCGTCATCCCCCGCTATACCGACGACGACGAGCCGCTCTACGACGACGAGCCGCTGTACGAGGACGGCGGCTACGACGACGAGCTGGACTACGACGAGCCGGAACCGCCGGAGCCGCTCGAGCGCGCGGCGCGATCGTCGGCGCGTAAGCCCGCCGCCAAGGGCAAGGAGTCACGGCTCGCGCGCGGTTCGCGTGGCAAACGTTCCAGGGTGGCCTCCCGCAAGGCGGCCGAGCGCAAGCGCAAGCGCCGCAACATGTGGCTCATCGGCGGTGTGCTCGCGGTGCTACTGGTCGGCGCGGGAGGTTTCGCGGTCAAGAAACTGGTCGGTGAATTCGGGCCGCCGGAGGATTTCGCGGGCCCCGCAGGGCCGCTGGTCGTCGTTCAGGTACATCCCGGTGACACCTCGTCGCAGATCGCCCAGACCATGGTCGAGAAGGGCGTCGTCGCGAGCACCGGCGCGTTTTTCGAAGCGGCCGTGCGCAATTCGAACATGAGCTCGGTGCAGCCCGGGTACTACCAGATCCCCAGCCGCAGCCCCGCCGCCGAAGCGGTCGCCGCGCTGCTCGGCAAGAACTCGCGGGTCGGCAACCTGGTCATCTCCGAAGGACGTCAGCTACACGACCAGCACGACGTCAACACCGGGGCGCGTAAGGAGGGGATCTACACCAAGATCGCCGCCGCCAGCTGCGTCGGCACGGGCGCGCAGCAGAAGTGCGTGACCTATGAACAGCTCGACGCCGCGGGCTCCAGCGGCGACCTCGCCGGGCTCGGCGTGCCGTCCTGGGCCGAGCAGTCGGTGCGCGAAGCGCCGGATCGCAAGCGGCAGATCGAGGGCCTGATCGCCGCTGGCACTTGGGATTTCGACCCGAGCGGCACCCCGCAGCAGATCCTGCGCCAGCTGATCACCTCGAGCGCCGCGAGCTACGAGTCCACCGGGCTGCTCACCTCCAGCGGGAAGAACAAGCTCAGCCCCTACGAGACGCTGATCGCGGCGTCCCTGGTGGAGCGGGAAGCGCTGCCGCAGGACATGCCGAAGGTCGCGCGGGTGATCGTGAACCGGCTCGAAGTCGAGCAGCCGCTGCAATTCGACTCGACCGTGAACTACTCGCTGGACCGCACCGAGGTCGCCACCACCGACGACGACCGGGCCACCGTCACCCCGTGGAACACCTACGCGATGTCCGGCCTGCCCGCCAACCCGATCTCCGCGCCCTCGCTGAACGCGTTGCGCGCCATGGAGAATCCGGAACCCGGCGACTGGCTGTACTTCGTGACGATCGACAAGAAGGGCACCACGCTGTTCACCGAGAGCTACTCCGAACACCTGCGAAATATCGAAAAGGCGCAGCAGAGCGGGATCCTCGACAGTGGACGGTGA
- a CDS encoding shikimate dehydrogenase, whose protein sequence is MDGESARKAAVLGKPIAHSRSPQLHLAAYRALGLDWSYERIECTAEQLPGLVDGLGPEWVGLSVTMPGKEAALAYAGERTDRAVLVGSANTLVRTAEGWRADCTDVDGVLGALRGGGVTEIAEGLVLGAGGTARPALLALSELGAKSVTVVARDAVRARGALELADKLGMAATIIPFDSDAVRGASASAGAVVSTIPAAAGALVAEAVAVAPVVLDAIYNPWPTPLAAAVERAGHTVVSGLQMLLNQAYGQVEQFTGRPAPRAAMAAAVDA, encoded by the coding sequence GTGGACGGTGAATCCGCTCGCAAGGCGGCGGTGCTCGGCAAGCCGATCGCGCATTCCCGTTCGCCCCAGCTGCATTTGGCGGCCTACCGTGCGCTCGGCCTGGACTGGAGCTACGAGCGCATCGAGTGCACGGCCGAACAGCTGCCCGGACTCGTCGACGGGCTCGGACCGGAGTGGGTCGGCCTGTCGGTGACCATGCCCGGCAAGGAGGCCGCCTTGGCCTACGCCGGCGAGCGCACCGATCGGGCCGTGCTCGTCGGCTCCGCCAACACCCTGGTGCGCACGGCCGAGGGCTGGCGCGCCGACTGCACCGACGTGGACGGCGTGCTCGGTGCGCTGCGCGGCGGCGGCGTCACCGAGATCGCGGAGGGGCTCGTCCTCGGTGCGGGCGGCACGGCGCGCCCGGCGCTGCTCGCCCTGTCCGAACTCGGCGCGAAGTCGGTCACCGTGGTCGCCAGGGACGCCGTACGCGCCCGCGGTGCGCTGGAGCTGGCCGACAAGCTCGGGATGGCGGCGACCATCATCCCGTTCGACAGCGACGCCGTGCGCGGCGCGAGCGCGAGCGCGGGCGCGGTGGTCAGCACGATCCCCGCCGCCGCGGGCGCCTTGGTGGCCGAGGCGGTGGCTGTCGCGCCGGTGGTGCTCGACGCCATCTACAACCCCTGGCCGACCCCGCTGGCCGCGGCCGTCGAACGCGCCGGGCACACCGTGGTGAGCGGGTTGCAGATGTTGCTGAACCAGGCCTACGGGCAGGTCGAGCAGTTCACCGGTCGGCCCGCCCCGCGTGCCGCGATGGCGGCCGCGGTGGACGCCTGA
- a CDS encoding B-4DMT family transporter, with protein sequence MIAWVVRAVLLGALVVALRTVLGFAMVQWPTQGAWMRMLCLLVLLVAIVGWGVLDGHKDRVAHPDPERGSDLTIRWLKAAVAGGLGSGAVSWLLDFLPRFDLGDNGLLFELTAGASFIILLIFIPGLVGVGIGRMLAGRRSDKGTPSLTKPAAAGA encoded by the coding sequence ATGATTGCTTGGGTAGTGCGAGCCGTTCTGCTCGGTGCGCTGGTCGTGGCGCTGCGCACCGTGCTCGGGTTCGCGATGGTGCAGTGGCCGACGCAGGGCGCGTGGATGCGGATGCTGTGCCTGCTCGTGCTGCTGGTCGCCATCGTGGGTTGGGGCGTGCTGGACGGGCACAAGGACCGCGTGGCGCATCCGGACCCGGAACGCGGCTCGGATCTGACCATCCGGTGGCTGAAGGCGGCCGTGGCAGGCGGGCTCGGCAGCGGCGCGGTTTCCTGGCTGCTGGACTTCCTGCCGCGCTTCGACCTCGGCGACAACGGTCTGCTGTTCGAACTCACGGCAGGCGCGTCGTTCATCATCCTGCTGATCTTCATCCCCGGCCTGGTCGGCGTCGGCATCGGCCGGATGCTCGCGGGACGGCGGTCCGACAAGGGCACGCCGTCGCTCACCAAGCCCGCCGCCGCGGGCGCCTGA
- the aroB gene encoding 3-dehydroquinate synthase, protein MTEPSRIQVRTADPYPVIIGRGLLGELVESVTGATKGVRTVAIFHQPPLAETAEVVRKALAETGLDAHRIEIPDAEAGKDLAVAGFCWEVLGRIGLTRNDVVVSLGGGAATDLAGFVAATWMRGVQVVHVPTTLLAMVDAAVGGKTGINTEAGKNLVGSFHEPSAVLVDLVTLETVPRNEIVAGMAEIIKAGFIADPVILDLVERDPEAALDPTGDVLPELVARAIQVKADVVAADLKESSLREILNYGHTLGHAIERRERYRWRHGAAVSVGLVFAAELGRLAGRLDDATADRHRAILSSVGLPTSYDADALPQLLDAMQTDKKTRSGVLRFVVLDGLAKPGRLEGPDPSLLAAAYSAIAREQSPSGGAILL, encoded by the coding sequence GTGACAGAGCCGAGTCGTATCCAGGTACGCACCGCCGACCCGTATCCGGTGATCATCGGCCGCGGCTTGCTCGGCGAACTCGTCGAGTCGGTCACGGGTGCGACCAAGGGCGTACGCACGGTCGCGATCTTCCACCAGCCGCCGCTGGCCGAGACAGCCGAGGTGGTGCGCAAGGCGCTGGCCGAGACCGGTCTGGACGCGCACCGCATCGAGATTCCGGACGCGGAGGCGGGCAAGGACCTCGCCGTCGCCGGTTTCTGCTGGGAGGTGCTCGGCCGCATCGGCCTGACCCGCAACGACGTCGTGGTCAGCCTGGGCGGCGGCGCGGCCACCGACCTGGCCGGTTTCGTCGCGGCCACCTGGATGCGCGGCGTCCAGGTCGTGCACGTGCCGACCACCCTGCTCGCCATGGTGGACGCGGCGGTCGGCGGCAAGACCGGCATCAACACCGAGGCGGGCAAGAACCTGGTCGGCTCCTTCCACGAGCCGTCGGCCGTGCTGGTCGACCTGGTGACGCTGGAGACCGTGCCGCGCAACGAGATCGTCGCGGGCATGGCCGAGATCATCAAGGCCGGTTTCATCGCCGACCCGGTCATCCTGGACCTGGTGGAGCGCGATCCGGAAGCGGCGCTCGATCCCACCGGTGACGTGCTGCCCGAACTCGTGGCCCGCGCCATCCAGGTCAAGGCCGACGTGGTCGCCGCCGACCTCAAGGAATCCAGCCTGCGCGAGATCCTCAACTACGGCCACACACTGGGCCACGCGATCGAGCGCAGGGAGCGCTACCGCTGGCGGCACGGCGCCGCGGTCTCCGTCGGCCTGGTGTTCGCCGCCGAGCTAGGCCGCCTCGCCGGTCGACTCGACGACGCCACCGCCGACCGCCACCGCGCCATCCTGTCCAGCGTCGGCCTGCCGACCAGCTACGACGCGGACGCGCTTCCGCAGCTGCTCGACGCCATGCAGACCGACAAGAAGACCCGCTCGGGCGTGCTGCGCTTCGTCGTCCTCGACGGCCTGGCCAAGCCCGGCCGCCTGGAGGGCCCGGATCCCAGCCTGCTCGCCGCGGCGTACTCCGCCATCGCCCGGGAGCAGAGCCCCAGCGGCGGCGCGATCTTGCTGTAG
- the aroC gene encoding chorismate synthase, protein MDSVLRWITAGESHGPALVAILDGMVAGVEVTSEEISAQLARRRLGYGRGARMKFEADKVTMVGGVRHGRTMGGPVAIEVANSEWPKWTTVMSADPVDPAELADLARNAPLTRPRPGHADYSGMLKYGFDDARNVLERASARETAARVAAGTVARNFLRQALGVEVVSHVISIGTAANTTGVIPTAADLDAVDASPVRAFDADAEAAMIAEIEAAKKDGDTLGGVVEVVVEGLPVGLGSFVSGENRLDSRLAAALMGIQAIKGVEVGDGFETARRRGSQAHDEMRPGPDGVLRSTNRAGGLEGGMTNGEPLRVRAAMKPISTVPRALSTVDMSTGEEAVAIHQRSDVCAVPAAGVVAESMVALVVAQAALEKFGGDSLNETVENITSYVKRIGTRPHVPADSRPQ, encoded by the coding sequence ATGGACAGCGTGCTGCGCTGGATAACTGCCGGAGAATCCCATGGTCCCGCCCTCGTCGCCATCCTGGACGGGATGGTCGCGGGTGTCGAAGTGACGTCCGAGGAGATCTCCGCTCAGCTCGCGCGCCGCAGGCTCGGCTACGGGCGCGGCGCCCGGATGAAGTTCGAGGCCGACAAGGTGACCATGGTCGGCGGCGTGCGCCACGGCCGCACCATGGGCGGTCCGGTCGCCATCGAGGTCGCCAATTCCGAGTGGCCGAAGTGGACGACCGTCATGTCCGCCGATCCCGTCGATCCGGCCGAGCTGGCCGATCTGGCCCGCAACGCCCCGCTGACCCGGCCCCGCCCCGGGCACGCCGACTACTCGGGCATGCTCAAGTACGGCTTCGACGACGCGCGCAACGTGCTGGAACGCGCCAGCGCCCGAGAGACGGCCGCACGCGTCGCGGCGGGGACCGTGGCGCGCAACTTCCTGCGTCAGGCCCTCGGCGTCGAGGTCGTCTCGCACGTGATCTCGATCGGCACCGCCGCCAACACCACCGGCGTGATTCCCACCGCCGCGGATCTGGACGCCGTCGACGCCAGCCCGGTGCGCGCGTTCGACGCCGACGCCGAGGCGGCGATGATCGCCGAGATCGAGGCGGCGAAGAAGGACGGCGACACCCTCGGCGGCGTCGTCGAGGTGGTCGTGGAGGGACTTCCGGTCGGCCTCGGCTCGTTCGTCAGCGGCGAGAACCGCCTCGACTCCCGGCTGGCGGCCGCGCTCATGGGCATCCAGGCCATCAAGGGCGTCGAGGTCGGCGATGGTTTCGAGACCGCGCGCAGGCGCGGCAGCCAGGCCCACGACGAGATGCGGCCCGGCCCGGACGGCGTGCTGCGCTCCACCAACCGCGCGGGCGGACTCGAAGGCGGCATGACCAATGGCGAGCCGCTGCGGGTGCGCGCGGCGATGAAGCCGATCTCCACCGTGCCCCGCGCCCTGTCCACCGTCGACATGAGTACCGGCGAGGAGGCCGTCGCCATCCACCAGCGCTCCGACGTGTGCGCCGTGCCCGCCGCGGGCGTCGTCGCCGAGTCGATGGTGGCGCTGGTCGTCGCGCAGGCCGCGCTGGAGAAGTTCGGCGGCGATTCGCTGAACGAGACCGTCGAGAACATCACCAGCTACGTCAAGCGGATCGGCACCCGCCCGCACGTCCCGGCGGACAGTCGGCCGCAATGA
- a CDS encoding prepilin peptidase — protein MAYFAFAALTGWCAALSLFDLRQRRLPNALTAWGALAVFGYALFTTQFTAAAVGAALLAAPYAVVHLAAPACLGAGDAKLAVGLGAAAALGGAQAWVWAALAAPVFTACVGLAMLVHQRIAADARARPNTVAHGPSMCLATVFALAVPSG, from the coding sequence ATGGCCTATTTCGCATTCGCCGCGCTCACGGGATGGTGTGCGGCCCTGAGTCTTTTCGATCTTCGGCAGCGCAGGCTGCCCAACGCGCTCACCGCATGGGGCGCGCTTGCCGTCTTCGGATACGCCCTGTTCACAACACAATTCACAGCCGCGGCGGTCGGGGCGGCGCTGCTCGCGGCGCCCTACGCGGTGGTGCACCTCGCCGCGCCCGCGTGCCTCGGCGCGGGCGACGCGAAGCTCGCGGTCGGGCTCGGCGCCGCCGCGGCGCTCGGCGGTGCACAGGCGTGGGTGTGGGCCGCGCTCGCCGCGCCGGTGTTCACGGCGTGCGTCGGGTTGGCGATGCTGGTTCACCAACGGATCGCGGCGGACGCTCGGGCGCGGCCGAACACGGTGGCACACGGCCCCTCGATGTGCCTGGCGACAGTTTTCGCCCTGGCGGTGCCGAGCGGGTGA
- a CDS encoding M24 family metallopeptidase has translation MSADHAGRGPDYAARRGALRSLLVENEVDALLVTDLVNIRYLTGFTGSNATLLVHSWDMRNDEERTVIGTDGRYRSQVVEQAPDLRAEIARATARRIVELAGEWQLGRLGFESHVVTVDQHHGFVEQKTGLELVATPGLVEQLRMVKDAYEVEQLRKACAAGDAGLATLLERGGLRPGRTERQVARDLEWAMYEHGAEAIAFETIVAAGANSAIPHHRPTDAVLAPGDFVKIDFGAVVGGYHSDMTRTFVLGRPTDWQREVYSLVVESQRAGRKALRPGAQAGEVDAAARSVIEAAGHGKLFVHGLGHGVGLRIHEAPGIMKNGTGTLLSGVAVTVEPGVYFPGRGGVRIEDTLVVREGGPELLTHTSKDLTVVE, from the coding sequence ATGTCTGCTGATCACGCGGGCCGTGGGCCCGACTACGCGGCGCGCCGGGGCGCACTGCGCAGTCTGCTGGTGGAGAACGAGGTCGACGCGCTGCTGGTCACCGACCTGGTGAACATCAGGTACCTGACCGGCTTCACCGGCTCCAACGCCACGCTGCTCGTGCATTCCTGGGACATGCGCAACGACGAGGAACGCACCGTGATCGGGACCGACGGCCGCTACCGCAGCCAGGTCGTCGAGCAGGCGCCCGACCTGCGCGCCGAGATCGCCCGCGCCACCGCGCGGCGGATCGTGGAGCTGGCGGGGGAGTGGCAGCTCGGCCGGCTCGGTTTCGAGAGTCACGTGGTGACCGTCGACCAGCACCATGGCTTCGTCGAGCAGAAGACCGGGCTGGAACTGGTGGCCACGCCCGGCCTGGTCGAGCAGTTGCGCATGGTCAAGGACGCCTACGAGGTCGAACAACTGCGCAAGGCGTGCGCCGCGGGCGACGCCGGGCTGGCGACGCTGCTCGAACGCGGCGGTCTGCGGCCGGGGCGCACGGAGCGGCAGGTCGCCCGAGACCTCGAATGGGCCATGTACGAGCACGGGGCCGAGGCCATCGCCTTCGAGACCATCGTGGCCGCGGGCGCCAATTCCGCGATACCGCACCACCGCCCGACCGACGCCGTGCTGGCCCCCGGCGACTTCGTGAAGATCGATTTCGGCGCGGTCGTCGGCGGTTACCACTCCGACATGACCCGCACGTTCGTGCTCGGCCGCCCGACCGACTGGCAGCGCGAGGTCTACTCATTGGTCGTGGAGTCGCAGCGGGCCGGGCGCAAGGCGCTGCGACCGGGCGCCCAGGCGGGCGAGGTGGACGCGGCGGCGCGCTCGGTGATCGAGGCGGCGGGCCACGGCAAGTTGTTCGTGCACGGTCTCGGGCACGGCGTCGGCCTGCGCATCCACGAAGCGCCGGGAATCATGAAAAACGGAACCGGTACACTTCTATCCGGCGTGGCGGTGACCGTCGAACCAGGTGTGTACTTTCCCGGCCGCGGCGGCGTCCGAATCGAGGACACGCTCGTGGTGCGCGAAGGGGGCCCGGAGCTGCTCACCCACACCAGCAAAGACCTGACCGTCGTCGAATGA
- the efp gene encoding elongation factor P: MADTSDFKNGLVLKIDGQLQQIVEFQHVKPGKGPAFVRTKLKNVVSGKVVDKTFNAGVKVETATVDRRDMTYLYHDGSDYIFMDGETFDQISIAEATIGDGARFLLENMAVQVAVHEGAPLFVELPVSIELVVQHTDIGLQGDRSTGGTKPATLETGAEVQVPLFINTGDKLRIDSRDGSYLGRVNA; encoded by the coding sequence GTGGCGGACACCAGCGACTTCAAGAACGGCCTCGTGCTGAAGATCGACGGTCAGCTCCAGCAGATCGTCGAATTCCAGCACGTCAAGCCGGGTAAGGGCCCCGCCTTCGTGCGGACCAAGCTGAAGAACGTCGTGTCCGGCAAGGTCGTCGACAAGACCTTCAACGCGGGTGTCAAGGTGGAGACCGCGACCGTCGACCGTCGCGACATGACCTACCTGTACCACGACGGCTCCGACTACATCTTCATGGACGGCGAGACCTTCGACCAGATCTCGATCGCCGAGGCCACCATCGGCGACGGCGCCCGGTTCCTGCTGGAGAACATGGCCGTCCAGGTGGCCGTGCACGAGGGCGCGCCGCTGTTCGTCGAGCTTCCCGTCTCCATCGAGCTCGTTGTCCAGCACACCGACATCGGCCTGCAAGGCGACCGCTCCACCGGCGGCACCAAGCCCGCCACCCTGGAGACCGGCGCCGAGGTGCAGGTGCCGCTGTTCATCAACACCGGCGACAAGCTGCGCATCGACTCGCGCGACGGCAGCTACCTCGGCCGCGTCAACGCCTGA